Proteins from a genomic interval of Danio rerio strain Tuebingen ecotype United States chromosome 4, GRCz12tu, whole genome shotgun sequence:
- the strap gene encoding serine-threonine kinase receptor-associated protein produces the protein MAMRQTPLTCSGHTRPVVDLAFSGITPYGYFLISACKDGKPMLRQGDTGDWIGTFLGHKGAVWGATLNTEATKAATAAADFTAKVWDAVTGDEVLTLAHKHIVKSVNFTQDSNYLLTGGNDKVLRIYDLSKPEAEPQEIAGHTSAIKKALWCNNDQQILSAADDKTIRLWDKNTNEAVKTLSFDASVSSMEYIPDGETLVITYGRTIAFYNAHSLDLIKTVDAPASIHSASLHPDKDFFVAGGDDFKLYKYDYTTKEEMESYKGHFGPVHCVRFSPDGELYASGSEDGTLRLWQTAVGKTYGLWKCVLPEELSSENSEALYCPPAEIKA, from the exons ATGGCCATGAGACAGACCCCTCTCACCTGCTCTGGTCACACCAGACCTGTTGTGGATCTGGCGTTCAGTGGAATAACTCCTTATGGATATTTCCTCATTAGTGCTTGTAAAG ATGGCAAACCTATGTTGCGCCAGGGTGACACAGGGGACTGGATTGGGACGTTCTTGGGTCACAAGGGTGCTGTCTGGGGTGCCACCTTGAATACAGAAGCTACAAAAGCAGCAACGGCCGCAGCAGATTTTACAGC GAAGGTATGGGATGCTGTCACTGGAGACGAGGTCCTCACCCTGGCGCACAAGCACATTGTGAAGTCTGTAAACTTTACACAG GACAGTAACTATCTCCTGACTGGAGGAAATGATAAAGTACTGCGCATCTATGACCTCAGCAAACCTGAAGCAG AACCCCAGGAGATTGCAGGCCACACTTCTGCCATAAAGAAAGCACTGTGGTGTAACAATGACCAGCAGATTCTTTCAGCTGCCGACGACAAAACCATCAG ACTTTGGGACAAGAACACAAACGAGGCGGTGAAGACTTTATCATTCGATGCATCTGTCAGCAGCATGGAGTACATTCCTGATGGGGAGACTCTCGTCATCACATACGGGAGAACCATCGCTTTCTATAATGCCCACAG TTTGGACCTGATTAAGACCGTAGACGCCCCTGCTTCCATTCACTCCGCTTCCCTGCATCCTGATAAAGACTTCTTTGTGGCTGGAGGAGATGATTTCAAGCTTTACAAATATGACTACACCACCAAAGAGGAAATGG AGTCATATAAGGGTCACTTCGGGCCTGTGCACTGTGTGCGGTTTAGTCCTGATGGAGAGCTGTATGCCAGTGGCTCGGAGGATGGCACTCTGCGTCTGTGGCAGACAGCTGTAGGCAAAACATACGGCCTTTGGAAATGTGTCCTGCCTG AGGAGCTGTCATCAGAGAACTCTGAAGCGCTTTACTGCCCTCCAGCAGAGATCAAGGCCTGA